CGATGATGTCGGGAGAGAGGTGTGTTCTCTTCGTCCGCATCAGTGGGGTGATATAGCTTACGAAAATGGTATAGGACTCCGATCAGCCACCTGTAGAACGGGAGAAACCAAACTTTAGCAGCTCTGGTCTACTGGCCAAAGAGACCAATACTGTCAAGGGAGTGGTCGTCAAGTACAACGAACCGGCAGAGGCAAGAAAGCCAACAAAGAACTGGAGATTATATGTGTTCAAAGGGACCGAGCAAATAGGCAAGTGCTCcactttcttcattcatgCTATCATCTGACTGTTATGTGAATAGATTTGATTCACATTTATCGACAATCATGCTATCTCATTGGGCGGGATGAAGTTGTAAGATCATCCTATGGATATTATATATTGTACATTTCTGAGTATGTTTCTGATGATGTATACAAAAGGTCACCGACATCCCCGTTGCCCATCCATCCTGTTCAAAACAACACGCCGCTATCCAATACCGTCAGATGACTGAACGAAACGAGTACGGCGATGTGGCTACAACCATTAAGTAAGCGTCCCTCTTGGTCGGATACAATATGGGCTGTGGACTGATAATAATTGTTATAGACCATTCATAATCGACCTGGATTCGACGAACGGGACTTTCGTGAATGACATTGAAATTCCCAAGTCAAGATATTACGAATTAAGACCCAGTGACGGTGAGCTCCGGGCTGTATCTCCGCAGGTGAGATAGACGATGTGCTGATGGTAATTGATAGTTATCAAATTTGGTACATCCTCACGTGAATacgtcctcctccatgaAGATGTCTCAAGCTAGATATCTTGCCAGTTGGAGtaagaaaagaaaaatcaCATTTTACATGATGCACTGATTACTTATTGACGTGCACGGCTTCGCTCAAAATCTACATGCATGTCCTATTCACAGCAGCATAAACATCTCATCTACAGTTTAGATGGTCTCCCTCTGACAGTCTATTCAGAATACCCGATCCAATAGCCCCTTCTATCTCTTGCCTGACCCCTTCCGCCACCGGCCAGTTGAATAAACATCTTTCCCCCCCATCATACTCTATACCCGGCCGGATTGCTCTCCAAGGCAACAACCAGCTCCATCCCTCACCCCATGGTGTTCCCAAGACCAATTGCGTATTCATTCTAGGTCCATGATCATACGGCCTCGCTTTGTCATTGAGCTGGACGACATACCCCTTAGGATTTTTCCTCCCATGGCAATCCCACTTCCGATCTTGACCTTGACCTGGACAAATTCGATCTATATCCCTGGGAGGCAGGTAAAATGCTGGACGGTCTGAAAATCGGGCAAGGTTTTGTCGTAGTTTATCCGGGATAGGTTGTTCCCGAGGGAGGCCtttgatggtggagaggataCGTCTGTGGGCGCTAGATCGTTCGCGGTCGATGGTAAAGTCACCGTCCCGAAGGATACGGATAGTCGAATATGCTAGACTCTTTAGATAGCTATTTTGTCAGTTCGAGTTCAGACTTCCATAATCCAAAGATGGGCAAGATCGTTCTCAAGAGACTCACCGCGGTGATCCCAGACAGAATAAAGCCGAAAGCGACTAACAGCCCGACAGCCAATCTATATAgccctccaccatcttgTCTATCAAGCTCTCTCCACCCGAGAATGATACCGCCTGCAAACCTGCCTACAGGGCCACCTGCGACGACCCAGCTCCATTTCCAGTTCCACCAATAAGCTATTATCTCGGAAGAGTCACATGCTTGGGAATAAGCCGCAATAAAGCGGTGGAGAAGGGGGGATaggagggggaaggagagaatgaggaCGGTGGGGGGCGTATATAGGAGGACAGCGAGGAAAGTGGGGATGTATGGTGCGGTAAGACAGTTTGCAAACTAACATTTCGTAAACCGTTCATCAGACGTCAAGTTGTTAGGCTAGGAAATGTGGATAGGGTAACTTACAAATGGGCAGTGGTGGTCAAAGCCAGCTCTGCACACGCCGCATTGCGTACAATGCCTTGTCCTGGCAGGCTTCCATCTACCTCCACACCTTCCTTTATAGCATCTTTCCACTATCGGTTCTTGCTCGGTGATCAACAAAACATCGCCAAACTCTGACTCTAGCTCTAAATGCGACCTTGATCTTGAAGCTGACCTaggaaaaaggcaagcaAACATGACTTGCTTGTCTAGTACCTCGAATGGAGGATCATAAGGTGGGACAGATTGCGAGCGTGGCAAAAAGTATAGGCGAAGGTATAAAGCAGAAATAAAGCCGATTAGAAGAGTCGGTAGGATATGGAGGCTGAAAAGAATGTTGTAGGCGATAATCCTCTTTATACCATTTGTAAAGGTACTGATATTCCCGCTATCTGGTTGACTCCATGCCAGTACATCCAGAGATAGGGATGCTAAATGATGGTTTTAATATTGGACGTTTGGGTCCTCAGCTAAGGGGTAAGCAATGGTAACAAGGACATACGAGCCAGCTCGAATGTAGCTACTTTCCATGAGATACTAAATGACAGCATCAATCAGTCACCTTGTAACAAATCAACCTACAGTAGTCCCGGAAGGGGACGAAAAGACGCACAAGAAGTAGGTGAGCAAAAGCGGGGGTATGAGCTGCTGAGACAGCCATACGAGAGGGATGGCCATATCCCTGGCGTAAGAGGTATATATATCCACCTGGAAGGCTCTCTTATCTCCTTGTGACTGTGGAATGATAGGCAAAACACACTGGTATGTATGGAAGTGTAGCTTGTGCAACGCAGCGCAGCTTACACCGTGGCGCACCCAATTGTAAAGACGGACGGAAATCTCGCTACTTTTCGGTAAACAACAAGACCATGACGTAATGAACGGCAGCACCGAAATCATCGTGCCTGACGAGTGGAGGCGGGTCAACGAACCAAATAGCTATCGACATTTACAGGACTATAACCTCTTTCGACCCATGTATTTCAAACTGTGTTTTGAATGCAGTGTTGATACGCGTATCTAAACGTGGAGGGTAATGAAGGCTTCAAGTTAATGACCGTTATAATGACTGATAAAGTGACCATTTCGAAAAACACGACAGTCCATGTTGATCTGCCCTACAGTTGGACGCGTCAAGTTTCGAGAGGTTTAAACTTTGTCCAAGATCCTCCAACTGCCACGAAGTATATAGGAGGCTATAATTACTGCTGGCGGCTGGAAAAGAATCATTAGATAGATATACAACgtttttggagatgagaatCGAGGTGAGGTAAATTTACATGGACAACTTGTATCTGCGAGGATTCGCCTTTTTTGGGTGGCGGTCTGATCATGAATGATGTCAAATATATGACCGTTCGTACGCTCATTTGTTCAATTTGACGAGGGTTTTCTCTAGAAGTTTGATAATGCTAGTTGATGCTTTAGGTCATTTCATTTCTTGATGCGCTAGAAGTGATTAAATCTACTGTAAAATACGTTGTGCATCGAAGCTGTCAAAACGGAATTCCACCTGCTCGGCTGACAAAAGATATCGGCAAGAAACTGAAGGGTTATGAAacaccttctcttcataGTGAGGCAACGTTTGATCCATATACAGAGATAAACTCCATCTGAAAACTTCAAACTCTCACTGTATCCTTGGTATTCCGCAGATAAAAAGGCTGAACAGACAGACGTCACATCATGCGCCTCGGGAATAGCGAGAGCGAGCGCATCTCCCAAACTGTTTGCATTTTTTGTTTATCCCCTTCAAATCACGTGACTTATACTTCAATAAATCATTACACCTTTTTCTCTTAATGCATACGCATAATAAAAATCAGAACAAGATATAAAGGATTCTTCTCTACATGCTTGCAATTTTCCGggaggagattgatgatGTTTGAGGTGTAGAATAATTCTGAATGGAATGGGGGTTTTCTCGGTGAGGTGAAAACAGAGGGGAGCGGTCGGGTGTCACATAACAAGCGGGTGAATTGCTTTggctttcctcttccccctcttctttaCACTTTTGAACCACTTTGAACTTTTGCCTCCAAGCAAGGTAGGTCTCTCCGTATGGTGGTCAAGGATGATCTCCAGGCCATCAACTGCTTTACCAAGCATGTCCAGAAAGCCAGACTGACGCCCAACTTGCCCTCTGATTCGCGGCACCTCGAATCCATCCATAGCTCGGTACTTCAATCCACTTTCTTTTACTCCAACCACAAACACAAACACCAAACACAAATTCCAAGATGGCCCCCACCAAGAAGACCACTACTGCCCCCAAGAAGGCtgcttctcatcctcctttcttGACTATGATCCAGGTGAATTTCTTTCTTTATTTTGATCTGTTTATTGTTTGGGTGCAGGAGACGCGAGATGGGGTTGAATATGACCCGACTTTGGTTCCTTCTCCGATTAGAGATCTTTCAAAATTGATCCAGGGGTGGATGTTATCCATCCCAGCATCTGAGACAAATTTGGAATGCATAGCGGCCACCAGGAAAGGGTGATGTGGCGATATATGGAATGGAAACGTCGGGTGGCGTTGGAGCAAACAATGTCCTCGCCCGACGATATCCTTTTAACATTCTATTTTTCCCAACCATCCGTCTTTTTGTATCCCGCAAACTCCCGCCATCATACCCAAACCCTCTCAAGAGGTTTTCGGTGCTATTATGCTCTACGGTGATTTTAGACGTTCGAATCTATCGCCTTCCTCATTGACGCCCCAAACTACGCGCGTTCCCGAGCTCTTTCCACACActctcctttccatcgTTTATTTTTCTTAATCCAGTCTCGCTGGACCTTTGAAATTCGATGTGGTGGCGTGAGCGCATCATCTTTGCCTCACTGCTTGAATGCAAGCCCTCATGGTCGTTTTTGGTGTCAAAATTTCGAATTGTTCAAAATTACCTATTTTGGAAGTTTCGGCTACCCAACCCAACCAAAAGtcgatgatgattgatgacTGATTATATCTTATTTATCCACAGGAAGCCATTTCTAGCCACCCCACCGACTCCAAGAAGGGTGTTTCCCGAGTGTCCATCAAGAAGTAAGGTCTATACATGTAGGGTCAAGGTACCAATGCTAACAATCCGTGAAAGGTACCTTGAGGACAAGTACAAGCTCGACATGAGTGCTGCTGGTAACACCTCCAACTTGAATGGTGCCATCAAGCGTGCTGTTGAGAAGAATGAGTTGGCCCTCCCTGGCGGTCCTTCCGGTCGTGTGAAGCTCGTTGCTGTAAGCTCTAttccccatccatctttctGTTATATACTAAAACAATATTGTCTTGTAGGCCGCCAAGCCCAAGGCTGCTGAGAAGAAGCCCGCCGCTAAGAAGCCTGCTGCCGCTAAGCCCgcagagaagaaaactACCACCAAGGCCGCTCCCAAGAAGGCTGCTTCTGCCACCACCAAGAAGGCTACCACTGCTAAGCCTACGGCtgccaaggccaaggctgCTGCCCCTGCGAAGAAGACTGCGGCTAGCAGCACTGCTGCCAAGAAGACTGCCGAAAAGAAGGCAGCTGCCCCTAAGAAGACCAAGGCTCCTGCTGGTAAGTTAATCGAGTACttttgaagagatgagTAACTGATTCaacttttttctttctcatagccaagaaggctgcCGCTCCCAAAAAGGCTGCCTCTAAGAAGGCTTAAGGCTTGTTTTGAATTTGTTTAATCACTAGTTCTAATCCGATTCTATGGGCATTTGTCGGGTTCTTGGTGTATAACCGGTCTATTTTTCTCGTAAATTTTCGGCCCAACCTCTATTTATCTACGTACTTCGCTTTCGATCATCTCTTTTTAGAACACGCACATCGAGCTGGACATTGTGTGTATGCATATTCCAGTGATCGCTATTATACCCAGGATTTGACTAGACATGTCCATTTCGTTCAATGAGAAAAGTCTACATCGTCTTTCCGAAGCAAATTAAATGTTCTATCGATGGCGATAACGACTCCAACAACGACGCCGGCATCATGCGATAAGCTCGACAAGAGCGTGTACTTGTCTTTTGCTTCACTGATGATATCTAATGTCGGTTGGCCTGTTAAAGAGTGTACGAGTTCAAACGTCTTGAAAGACGGCGGGcgggggagaaggggtgAGAGGGATTTGTAAGCTGCTTCTTTGATGCACCATCTTGTTCAGAGATGTCAGCTTGTGGGGTCGGGTTGAGAAAAGAGGCCAACGACTTACCGGGAGGATAAGAACCGGACCTGTCTATCTAGAATATCTTCAGTCCCCAATACCGAAGATGTGGCCTCCAATTGGGTGTTACTACTATGGGCAGACTCGGGCCCAATTCGCCTTGCTACGCTATCCCGAGCCAGTTTCTCGAACCGCTTGAGCTCGCCAGGCGTACATATCCGTTTTGCCACTTTGTCTGCGCCTCTGCGAATGACAAAGTCCCGAAAACGGGAGAGGGATAGGATGTCTATGCCGAGTCCGGAGAGCATGGCATCTTATGGTTGGTGCTGCTTGACAGTACCCGGATGAAAAGAGCAATTGTTTACTGGCGGGGGGGGACAAGAAACTGACGAAAAGGCAAGACGCGTCGCGATCATGGTGAAAATTCCATGTTCGTGGAACTCGACGCACGATGGTCCGCGAGAGCCGACTCTTTTTCGTATTTCGTTATTATTATTCTGTCTCGATACTCATTCCAGTGGATATACTTATCCATATCCATCCTATATCTCCGGGGGAACCCTTCAGAAAGTAGATAGCCATGGATGAGGAAACAGCATAGTGCGTTATCACTCGTCTGACTGTCTTTGACGCGTTCGCGTAACTGTCACTGACGACGACGCCCTCATCAGCGAACTCGAGCGTCAAAAGACCATTGCAGAGAACCGCGCTCTTCTAGATTCTCTAGGTCTCGATCCGGCGGGTGCTTCATCACCATTTGGTTCATCCCCGGCGCCTACGTCCAACAAGACCAAACCGAAACCCAAGCCAGCGCCCAAGAAACGCAAGGCGGCGGCTGTGATCGCTGTTGATGAAGGGCCAAGGCGACGATCAGGACGGATTGCGGGGCTGGAAGCGGATGGGGATGCGTTCAAGGcaaaggtggaagaggaggagaaggaacgGGAAATTCTGAGGGTCGTCAGcaggaaagagagggagaaagtCATGGATGTGGGAAAGATGGTTGAGGATACTCCAGAAGACGAGATCAAAGACATGGTGTGTACTTTTATTTGCCAGGTATCGTCGTTCAAAGGGACAAACTTGTTAAACAAGTTGTACAGGAAAAGTACCTCCAGTCCATCGCCGAGCTATCGAACCCCCGAACCTATCCAGCGGGGACAGTATCCGCCCGAGAAGCTTATGCCGACTCTGATACCGTCCCCTCGGAAGTGCAAAGGCTCAAAGATGCTTTTAAAGATATGAGTCTTAAAGGGAACACCAAGGTGACCAATGAACGAGTTTTCAGCATGTGTGTGCACCCAGAGAAGACCAAGACACTTGTGTTGGTGGGTGATAAATACGGACAACTTGGGATGTAAGTTTTACTCGTTCTAAAGGTGCAGGATGGATTATCAAGCTGATACGAATTTAGATGGGATGCTCTGGGTCCGCCTATGGAGAAGCCTGAGAACGAAGATGATACCAGTGGGTTGTTGAGGGCAGAAGGGGAGGACGAGTATCAAGAAGGACGAGTATGGCGCGTGCAGGCACATGCAAAGAACTCAATCTCTTGTATGAAGGTCGACCCTGTCAATGGATCCGGTGTAAGTCATCAACCGACATTCTGGGGCCAGCTGACTTTCAAGGGGgaatatatatatctaGCTTTTCTCTACTGCATATGACTGTTCCCTCCGacatctttccttttcgacTCTTCAATCTACGGAACTGTTTTCATTCCAGGACGAAGACTTGCTGATCAACCATTTTGACCTTTTGCCTTCTGCACAAGAAGCGTGGATGGTGGATAAGAATGGTGGTATAAGCCATTGGGATACGAGGGAGAGTAAAAGAGAGagtggaaggaggagatgggttgtacaagaggaagggaggggtGCAAAGCTGGGTGGTGTGAGCGTCAACCGTAAGTTATCACatcattttttttatttaaatatatatatacaaaATCGTTTAAAACAGGCCTTTGTTCTATATAGCACTGATGCCGCACCTGATTTGTACGGCCGGTAACGACCAACATGTCCGAATATGGGATACCCgccacctcttctccatttcctccaacCTTGTCCCGAGTGCCGCCGCcatcgaagaagaagaagaagggaccAGCACACTCTCCGGCCAGTCATCATCGCTCCCGCACGACACGCACCCGACGCGCGAGTCCGACTACAGCACCGTCACGTCCTACCTCGCGTCCCCGCGAGGCAAAGGTCTGATGCGCGCCAAATGGCAGCATGGTAAATCGTGCAGCAGCGCGTACTGGGATCCGTGGGGACGCCGTATTCTCACGACGAGCTATGACGATCATCTGCGTGTGTTCAATATCGATCCGGGCTCATCACTCGTCGATGACCGCGCGGTAGGCTCGCTCCTCCAGCCAAACGGTTTCAAGCCGACCAAGGTCGTGAGACATAATTGCCAGACGGGGAGATGGTTGACGATTTTGAGAGCGCAGTGGAGTTTGAATATGGAGTACATGCCGCATTTTACGGTAGGGAATATGAAGAGGACTTTGGATGTAGTTTCTGCTACGGGGGAGAAGATTGTGGGGCTCTGGACGGATGAGTGAGTTTTCTTGGTTCATTCACGCCATGGACGCCAGGGTGGAACTGATTGGATGCGGTTTAGTGTGACGGCCGTGCCGACGGTGACGGCTTCTCACCCGAATATCGTTGACAGGGTCGTTGGCGGTAACACGAGCGGTAGAATACAACTCTGGTCGTCTGGCGATCATATATGAATAAAATGTGTTTTCCTGTGTGCTTTTCGTTTCCCATCTTGAGCTTCAATTCCATCACATCCGTCCTTTGTCCGTTTAACCCCCTCCGgccttttttctctcctttggCGAAACGGACATTGCGAAAGGGGTATTATCAGACAAAGGATTGTGGTCTTTGTATTTCCCAGTCCCGAGTGTCCATCTCAGCGTGTGAATTGTACAAGGCGATAAAGTGGCAACTGTTAATGTGTTTGCATCTTTTGCATCYTTGTCGCGTGCAGTAAATCGAGACAATACATCTTGACATTGGGATCATCACAAACCACGAAATAATCCACAGGTTTGGTCAGGTATACTTGTGTGGTGACACCCAAAAGCGCAATgcccttttctttctctcacCCCCGCCGCCCCCGCGCAGCTCTTTTCCGCCCACTGAATAGACTGTCGCGCACAACCCCATTATTACTCCTCTATCTCCTCGTCCGCCATACCAGCGCGCAAtacctccctcctcaagcATATCCCCTCCGGCgtgctcttcctcgtcatgaggatgagaacTGGCATGATGAACGTGATGGGGACACCTCGCGCTCTCTCTACCTCGTCTCACACACCGATTTCTGCCTCTTCGgtcccccttctcctttatCCAACACCTCGACGTCAATATCACAAATAGACAAAGACGTCGTCTCGTGGTGCACGGACGGACGACATGGGAATCGAGTGGTACCGGACGGGACGTTGAATGGGGCGACGTATGTGAAAGCGAACAGCTGGGTGCAAGTCAGTGGGACGTGAGTTTTCACATCGGTTCCTTGTTTGGCTTTGAGTCTGCTTTATTAAGGAGCATAACAGGGGAGATTTTACCAAGATTAATATTCCGGCAGACGACCAAGGTGCGCAATTCGACAGTGTGGACAATACGCCGGACGGGGCTGTTTTGTATACCACGGATGATAATCAAGCTGCTTCCAGCTGGGTCGTGGgttctcctctctttcccggTGCTGGCCGCTGATAATGAATGCTTTAAAGACAATGATATCGTCTACGACGTACTGCCTGCGCGCATGCTCGGACGCTTCATACTGCCCTACGTCGTACGACGAGATGGGGTGTTATTTCTTCACGTCGAATGGGATCGGGTGGGACGGTGTGTACCAGGACTGTGTGGGGGACGACGGGGATCGCCCGGGGGTGTATGTGGACGAGGGGCAGACGGTGACGTATACGCAAGGCGGGGGGGAGGTCCCGACGTTTTCGATACCGGCTGTGAGTGAGTGTGCAGGCGGGAGTGTGTCGGTGGAGGCGACGGAGGCGGCGGAGACCGCGGTGGAGGC
This Cryptococcus neoformans var. neoformans JEC21 chromosome 9 sequence DNA region includes the following protein-coding sequences:
- a CDS encoding expressed protein is translated as MAIPLVWLSQQLIPPLLLTYFFISWKVATFELAPSLSLDVLAWSQPDSGNISTFTNGIKRIIAYNILFSLHILPTLLIGFISALYLRLYFLPRSQSVPPYDPPFEVLDKQVMFACLFPRSASRSRSHLELESEFGDVLLITEQEPIVERCYKGRCGGRWKPARTRHCTQCGVCRAGFDHHCPFFANCLTAPYIPTFLAVLLYTPPTVLILSFPLLSPLLHRFIAAYSQACDSSEIIAYWWNWKWSWVVAGGPVGRFAGGIILGWRELDRQDGGGLYRLAVGLLVAFGFILSGITASLAYSTIRILRDGDFTIDRERSSAHRRILSTIKGLPREQPIPDKLRQNLARFSDRPAFYLPPRDIDRICPGQGQDRKWDCHGRKNPKGYVVQLNDKARPYDHGPRMNTQLVLGTPWGEGWSWLLPWRAIRPGIEYDGGERCLFNWPVAEGVRQEIEGAIGSGILNRLSEGDHLNCR